One genomic window of Desulfuromonas sp. AOP6 includes the following:
- a CDS encoding acetate kinase: MFILTLNCWSYSVRYHLFDWRRRVLLARGQVDRVAVGGTTLTHNVPGRPTHVSFQDCSDHRQALSLILQVLSDADQGVLQEGEHLGAISHRVAHGGDRFTRSVQIDGDVLAAIKDLRRLAPLHNEPNIAGIEAAIALLSDVPQVAVFDTAFHQTLSPTAFIYPLPYEWYEKHQVRRYGFHGPSHLYMSKRAAVRLGKDPGTCNLITIHVDRGVSLCAIRRGLSVDTSMGMTPLEGAIMGTRCGDIDAGILPYVMTRGGYSPREMDSILNLECGLRGITGRFSERGDVLAAVVDGDERCQLALRMETYRLRKYIGAYMSALGGVDAIVFTAGAGDLEWISRERILADMEFLGIHLDSQRNRSAVAMPGETTITRDDSPVKVFVVPANEERVFAEDAAAILAGTYADHLSYPYSFIRP; this comes from the coding sequence ATGTTTATACTGACGTTGAACTGCTGGAGTTACTCGGTGCGCTATCATCTTTTCGATTGGCGTCGCCGGGTCCTTTTGGCCCGTGGACAGGTGGATCGGGTCGCCGTCGGTGGCACAACCCTGACCCACAACGTGCCGGGTCGTCCGACCCATGTCAGCTTTCAGGACTGTTCCGATCATCGCCAAGCCCTGTCCCTCATCCTCCAAGTGCTCAGCGATGCCGACCAGGGGGTGCTGCAGGAGGGGGAACATCTCGGGGCCATAAGCCATCGCGTCGCCCATGGCGGCGACCGTTTTACCCGTTCGGTGCAGATCGATGGCGACGTGCTGGCAGCCATTAAAGACCTGCGCCGGCTGGCGCCCCTGCACAATGAGCCGAACATCGCCGGCATTGAAGCGGCCATCGCTCTACTGTCCGACGTTCCCCAGGTGGCCGTGTTCGACACCGCCTTTCATCAAACACTGAGCCCGACCGCTTTCATCTATCCTCTTCCCTACGAATGGTACGAAAAGCACCAGGTGCGCCGCTATGGCTTTCATGGCCCCTCGCACCTTTATATGTCCAAGAGGGCGGCCGTGCGCCTTGGCAAGGATCCGGGCACATGCAATCTCATCACCATCCACGTCGATCGCGGCGTTTCCCTCTGTGCCATCCGCCGGGGCCTCTCCGTCGACACCAGCATGGGCATGACGCCTCTGGAAGGGGCCATCATGGGCACGCGTTGCGGCGATATCGATGCCGGTATCCTCCCCTATGTCATGACCCGGGGCGGCTATTCACCGCGGGAGATGGACAGCATTCTCAATCTCGAATGCGGCTTGCGAGGAATCACCGGTCGCTTCAGCGAACGCGGCGATGTGCTGGCTGCCGTGGTGGACGGCGATGAGCGCTGTCAACTCGCACTCCGCATGGAAACCTACCGGTTGCGCAAGTACATTGGCGCCTACATGAGCGCGTTGGGCGGCGTAGACGCCATTGTTTTTACCGCGGGGGCGGGGGACCTTGAGTGGATCAGCCGGGAGCGCATCCTGGCGGACATGGAGTTTTTAGGCATTCACCTTGATTCCCAGCGCAACCGTTCCGCCGTGGCCATGCCGGGGGAAACGACCATCACCCGAGACGATTCGCCGGTCAAGGTCTTTGTGGTGCCGGCCAACGAGGAACGGGTCTTCGCCGAGGACGCCGCCGCGATTCTGGCCGGCACCTATGCGGACCACCTGAGCTATCCCTATTCCTTCATCCGCCCCTGA